In the genome of Halapricum salinum, one region contains:
- a CDS encoding glycosyltransferase family 61 protein, protein MTDPRERRSLRRWLGDVVGHTYRERGLLGLLARGPRFVRDDLLGERLRWWLLVHPLRGRLLDRGTLRSRASEAERLWDGAQQEPVTVEAPTGTEVPKPLAETTGTYDPERPFVAEVEDARVLGERGIGLVDDEVVLETTNASRMYLYFALENLYDAIEAGRSTRDAYRSYRAVVHGASSLELPDSIDGTPPETAAIMLPHWRSYYHWVIEYLPRLRMLERYETETGRRPTLLVPPEPKPWIRETLRLCGWGPDDCTEWIWPEARIERLVVPSHRNQFVSPHDSHFGDDFNPAPEDARWVAERMRSNVDGLDPGEGNLDAGAFSSRVYVSRRDTGTRRVADEAAVLDALEPLGFESYALSELSIPDQIRLFAHADAVVGPHGAGLVNLIHCEDAAVFEFFPDDHVQPYYFSLARQLGFEYDCAVYPSRDDETVVDPEDLRERVAAFLDRSGLIERS, encoded by the coding sequence ATGACTGATCCCCGGGAACGGCGGTCGCTTCGACGGTGGCTCGGAGACGTGGTCGGACACACCTATCGCGAGCGTGGCCTGCTGGGGTTGCTCGCCCGCGGCCCGCGGTTCGTCCGGGACGACCTCCTTGGCGAGCGTCTCCGATGGTGGCTGCTCGTCCACCCACTCCGGGGCCGACTCCTCGATCGCGGGACGCTGCGGTCACGCGCCAGCGAGGCCGAGCGGCTCTGGGACGGAGCGCAGCAAGAGCCGGTCACGGTCGAGGCCCCCACGGGGACGGAGGTGCCGAAACCCCTGGCCGAGACCACCGGAACGTACGACCCGGAACGACCGTTCGTCGCCGAGGTGGAGGACGCACGAGTGCTCGGCGAGCGTGGGATCGGACTGGTCGACGACGAAGTCGTGCTGGAGACGACCAACGCCAGCAGGATGTACCTCTACTTCGCGCTGGAGAATCTCTACGACGCGATCGAGGCCGGCCGGTCGACGCGTGACGCATACCGATCCTACCGTGCGGTGGTGCACGGGGCGTCGTCGCTCGAATTGCCCGACTCCATCGATGGAACGCCTCCCGAGACGGCCGCCATCATGCTCCCACACTGGCGAAGCTACTACCACTGGGTGATCGAGTACCTGCCGCGACTCAGAATGCTCGAACGCTACGAGACCGAAACTGGGCGGCGGCCGACGCTGTTGGTCCCGCCGGAGCCGAAACCCTGGATACGCGAGACCCTGCGACTGTGTGGGTGGGGGCCGGACGACTGTACCGAGTGGATCTGGCCCGAGGCACGGATCGAGCGCCTGGTCGTGCCGAGCCATCGCAACCAGTTCGTGTCACCCCACGACAGCCACTTCGGCGACGACTTCAACCCCGCCCCCGAGGACGCCCGCTGGGTCGCCGAGCGGATGCGCTCGAACGTCGACGGACTCGACCCGGGCGAGGGCAACCTCGACGCCGGGGCGTTCTCCTCGCGAGTCTACGTCTCCAGACGGGACACCGGAACGCGGCGTGTCGCGGACGAGGCGGCCGTTCTCGACGCGCTCGAACCGCTCGGCTTCGAATCCTACGCCCTCTCGGAGCTGTCGATTCCCGACCAGATACGGCTGTTCGCCCACGCTGACGCCGTCGTCGGACCTCACGGAGCCGGACTCGTGAACCTGATCCACTGTGAGGACGCGGCCGTGTTCGAGTTCTTTCCCGACGATCACGTCCAGCCCTATTACTTCTCTCTCGCCCGCCAGCTCGGGTTCGAGTACGACTGTGCCGTCTATCCCTCGCGAGACGACGAGACGGTCGTCGATCCCGAGGACCTCCGCGAGCGCGTCGCGGCGTTTCTCGATCGCTCGGGGCTCATCGAGCGGTCGTGA
- a CDS encoding glycosyltransferase, whose amino-acid sequence MAGVAIYLPELTPGGAQRVTVDLANGLAERGHDVALLVSYPGGQLRPEVDDSVAVVELATPAIPGLGIVASIPSLARYLRRERPRILFSAMTYANVVATLAARLSASGTPVAIVEHTTVGMEMGGKRDVTNHLARWIYPLADRVIAVSEGVAESIRERTRVDPDQVVVLPNPVPVETIRQRADGDVIVPWLDDPDLDVVLWVGRFAPEKDLPTLLAAFDRLHDRRPETRLVLAGTGDERERVERLVSERGLGDAVAFPGYVDPAPYMARASVFALSSTYEGLPTVLVEALACGCPVVSTDCPSGPREILGEEEWGRLVPVGDAAALADALAASLDEPPDPDLLRERAENFASDRVLGEYESLIADLTGKADR is encoded by the coding sequence ATGGCCGGCGTCGCGATCTACCTGCCGGAGTTGACACCCGGCGGAGCCCAGCGCGTGACCGTCGACCTCGCGAACGGGCTGGCCGAGCGCGGTCACGATGTCGCCCTGCTCGTCTCCTACCCCGGCGGGCAGTTGCGCCCGGAAGTCGACGACAGCGTCGCGGTAGTCGAGCTAGCGACGCCAGCGATTCCGGGCCTGGGGATCGTCGCCAGTATCCCCTCGCTCGCCCGGTATCTCCGGCGCGAGCGCCCCCGGATCCTCTTCTCGGCGATGACTTACGCCAACGTCGTCGCGACGCTCGCGGCGCGACTCTCCGCCAGCGGAACACCCGTCGCGATCGTCGAGCACACCACTGTCGGGATGGAGATGGGGGGCAAACGCGACGTGACCAACCACCTCGCTCGCTGGATCTATCCCCTCGCGGATCGGGTGATCGCCGTCTCCGAGGGGGTCGCCGAGAGCATTCGCGAGCGGACCCGCGTCGATCCCGATCAGGTCGTCGTCCTCCCCAATCCCGTGCCAGTCGAGACGATTCGCCAGCGAGCCGACGGAGATGTGATCGTTCCGTGGCTCGACGATCCGGATCTCGACGTGGTGCTGTGGGTCGGCCGCTTCGCGCCCGAGAAGGACCTGCCGACCCTGCTGGCTGCGTTCGACCGCCTGCACGACCGGCGGCCGGAGACGAGACTCGTCCTCGCGGGCACCGGAGACGAACGCGAGCGCGTCGAGCGGCTGGTCAGCGAGCGCGGCCTCGGAGACGCCGTCGCCTTCCCGGGGTACGTCGACCCCGCGCCGTACATGGCCCGGGCGTCGGTGTTCGCCCTGTCCTCGACCTACGAGGGGCTGCCGACGGTGCTGGTCGAGGCACTCGCGTGTGGCTGTCCCGTCGTCTCGACGGACTGTCCGAGCGGCCCCCGGGAGATTCTGGGCGAGGAGGAGTGGGGGCGGCTCGTTCCAGTAGGTGATGCCGCCGCGCTGGCCGACGCGCTGGCTGCGAGCCTCGACGAGCCGCCGGATCCGGATCTGCTTCGCGAGCGAGCCGAGAACTTCGCCAGCGACCGCGTCCTCGGGGAGTACGAGTCGCTGATCGCTGATCTCACGGGAAAGGCTGATCGCTGA
- a CDS encoding DHHA1 domain-containing protein: MSRNRFQTLVLALALVAAVVYYRRREQTIRESLTLSQQWAAPQEGHTPESVATTDPSALERAATLLNARPEEVPDRVESLDTKVRELTSTLDKNRSAWVARWWAARRSEPPATDEPHVTVIDLSDGVLEDAEALAKAALTDSLGVTIVTASGDGSLAVAVGSDLDQQADEIAREVAQAAGGGAGGGAEFATGGGEAEQLADAAETVRDRLGAEAGFAV, from the coding sequence ATGTCCCGAAACAGATTCCAGACGCTCGTACTCGCGCTCGCGCTCGTCGCCGCCGTCGTCTACTATCGACGGCGTGAACAGACGATCAGGGAGAGCCTCACGCTCAGCCAGCAGTGGGCCGCCCCGCAGGAGGGCCACACGCCCGAATCGGTTGCGACGACCGATCCGAGTGCACTCGAACGGGCCGCGACGCTGCTGAACGCCCGGCCCGAGGAGGTCCCTGATCGCGTCGAATCGCTCGATACGAAGGTCCGAGAGCTAACCAGCACACTCGACAAAAACCGCTCGGCGTGGGTCGCTCGCTGGTGGGCGGCCCGTCGCTCGGAGCCGCCGGCGACCGACGAGCCACACGTCACCGTGATCGACCTCTCGGACGGTGTGCTCGAAGACGCCGAGGCGCTGGCCAAAGCGGCGCTCACCGACAGCCTCGGCGTGACCATCGTCACTGCCAGCGGTGACGGCTCGCTCGCGGTCGCGGTCGGCTCGGACCTCGACCAGCAGGCCGACGAGATCGCCCGTGAGGTCGCCCAGGCTGCCGGCGGCGGTGCGGGCGGCGGCGCGGAGTTCGCGACCGGCGGCGGCGAGGCCGAGCAACTGGCCGACGCGGCCGAAACGGTCCGGGATCGACTCGGCGCTGAGGCCGGGTTCGCGGTCTGA
- a CDS encoding lipid II:glycine glycyltransferase FemX, with protein MTYESRPAAAEDRDRWREFVADHPAATVFHTWEWHQAVGDAFGYEPAFRVVTERGEDEPVGVVPGFAIPGIGGRTVVNPFCEYGFPLLGEGVDTVAVLRDLANGLGRLGARIVKDAGWTGVSGYNPAGYGAVRTGEVIRLDTDRAFDAVRERSFSGEARRCVRSAVESGVTVRPATVTEYYPLYLATMRRLGSPQFPEDFFVDLAGELGDDLAVFVVEHDGDAIGGILMLDFDDTRMIWSNASREDAWEYHPNYRLYAAAIEDACATGIDVVDFGRSRPGTGVHGFKRQFGGTASPLSSFVTPPHRANRASLEGYGRAAAIAERLSPVVTNPVVGPQLKRFIHE; from the coding sequence GTGACCTACGAGAGCCGGCCCGCCGCGGCCGAGGACCGCGACCGCTGGCGCGAGTTCGTCGCCGACCACCCGGCGGCGACGGTCTTTCACACCTGGGAGTGGCACCAGGCTGTCGGCGACGCCTTCGGCTACGAACCGGCCTTCCGGGTCGTCACCGAACGCGGCGAGGACGAACCAGTGGGCGTCGTCCCCGGCTTTGCGATCCCCGGCATCGGCGGCCGAACAGTGGTCAACCCCTTCTGTGAGTACGGCTTTCCCCTGCTCGGCGAGGGTGTCGATACCGTTGCCGTCCTGCGAGACCTCGCGAACGGCCTCGGCCGACTCGGCGCGCGAATCGTCAAAGACGCCGGCTGGACCGGTGTCTCGGGCTACAATCCGGCAGGCTACGGAGCCGTCCGCACGGGCGAAGTCATCCGTCTCGACACCGACCGGGCGTTCGACGCCGTGCGCGAGCGCTCGTTCAGCGGCGAGGCCCGCCGCTGTGTCCGCTCGGCCGTCGAGTCCGGCGTGACCGTCAGGCCCGCCACGGTGACCGAGTACTATCCGCTCTACCTGGCGACGATGCGTCGGCTCGGCAGCCCGCAGTTTCCCGAGGACTTCTTCGTCGACCTCGCGGGCGAACTGGGCGACGACCTGGCGGTCTTCGTCGTCGAACACGACGGCGACGCGATCGGCGGGATCCTCATGCTCGACTTCGACGACACCCGGATGATCTGGTCGAACGCCTCTCGAGAAGACGCCTGGGAGTATCATCCCAACTACCGGCTGTACGCCGCGGCCATCGAGGACGCCTGCGCGACCGGGATCGACGTCGTCGACTTCGGCCGCTCGCGCCCCGGAACGGGCGTCCACGGCTTCAAGCGCCAGTTCGGTGGCACGGCCTCGCCGCTGTCGAGTTTCGTCACGCCGCCCCATCGTGCCAATCGCGCCTCGCTGGAGGGATACGGTCGCGCCGCAGCCATCGCAGAGCGACTCAGCCCCGTCGTCACCAACCCCGTCGTCGGCCCGCAACTCAAGCGCTTCATCCACGAATGA
- a CDS encoding serine hydrolase domain-containing protein — protein MECQEAKSRLESRLQSAVEDNSELHSAYLLVHSDSRDLHWNLATGQTAGIEADPEQPYYAASIGKTFTSTIVAMLAEDEQLSFDDPISEYLSESLLDGLHTINGTDYTDDIRIRHLLGHTSGLPHSLPEGGKMFFNTRLEESPEGKTLFDEMMAEPDRIWEPEETIEWAKHNLESHFSPGEDCYYSEFGYNLLGLLIENVTEQPYHEALAEFLFDPLEMEHSYLPPFSDPAVENELPTAPFYIDEKKIDVDDVPSLSAFYAGGQTVNTAEELFRFHRALVEGELVSEETLQKMQQWNKLWQGIDYGYGIVRIRPLPFLKRFHCWGGLGASSAFMVYNPTIDVYLIGTFNQWSYMRKSMMFLFQTLRSISKVERPGQ, from the coding sequence ATGGAATGTCAAGAAGCTAAATCCCGTCTGGAATCCAGGTTACAATCTGCCGTCGAAGACAACTCCGAGCTCCACTCCGCGTACCTGTTGGTCCATTCCGACAGTCGTGATCTCCACTGGAACCTTGCCACCGGCCAGACGGCGGGTATCGAAGCCGATCCAGAGCAACCATACTACGCAGCCAGCATTGGCAAGACATTTACTTCGACGATTGTGGCTATGCTCGCCGAGGACGAGCAACTGAGCTTTGATGACCCGATATCGGAGTACCTGTCCGAGTCACTTCTGGACGGTCTTCACACGATCAACGGCACAGACTACACAGACGATATCCGCATCCGTCATCTCCTCGGTCACACGTCCGGACTGCCCCATTCACTTCCCGAAGGCGGAAAGATGTTCTTCAACACGCGATTGGAGGAATCTCCCGAGGGGAAGACGCTATTCGACGAGATGATGGCGGAACCCGACCGGATATGGGAACCGGAAGAGACGATCGAGTGGGCAAAACACAATCTGGAATCGCATTTCTCGCCCGGGGAGGACTGCTACTATTCGGAGTTCGGGTACAACCTGCTCGGATTGCTCATCGAAAACGTAACTGAGCAACCGTATCACGAGGCTCTGGCGGAGTTCCTTTTTGATCCGTTGGAGATGGAGCATTCGTACTTACCGCCGTTCTCTGACCCTGCTGTCGAAAATGAGCTTCCCACGGCCCCGTTTTACATCGACGAGAAGAAAATCGATGTGGACGACGTGCCCTCGTTGAGCGCGTTCTACGCCGGCGGGCAGACGGTGAACACCGCAGAAGAACTATTCCGGTTCCATCGGGCCCTGGTCGAGGGGGAGCTCGTATCCGAGGAGACGCTCCAGAAGATGCAGCAGTGGAACAAACTATGGCAGGGAATCGATTACGGCTACGGCATCGTCCGCATCCGCCCGTTGCCGTTTCTCAAACGCTTCCACTGCTGGGGCGGGTTGGGTGCGAGCAGTGCCTTCATGGTGTACAATCCCACGATCGACGTCTATCTGATCGGGACCTTCAACCAGTGGTCGTATATGCGAAAGAGCATGATGTTCCTCTTCCAAACCCTGCGTTCGATTTCGAAGGTAGAGCGACCCGGACAGTAG
- a CDS encoding AbrB/MazE/SpoVT family DNA-binding domain-containing protein, producing MKYFFAQVGPPRMSREIEVETTVGEDYSVTIPTSVREEASLSAGDPLRWRVDDAGTLSVERVEQYFGAFSELEPVDSSVEHDHSTRGRQSPRDTLSSSVRATIDATTHSPTFPRISLSMSFCRRLSSKSGTIPPFNILNI from the coding sequence ATGAAGTACTTTTTCGCGCAGGTCGGACCGCCTCGTATGTCTCGCGAGATCGAAGTCGAAACGACGGTCGGTGAGGACTATTCTGTGACGATTCCCACCTCCGTTAGAGAGGAGGCTAGTCTTTCGGCGGGCGACCCGCTCCGTTGGCGTGTTGACGATGCCGGAACACTCTCTGTTGAACGTGTCGAGCAGTATTTCGGCGCGTTTTCCGAACTCGAACCGGTCGATAGTTCTGTAGAACACGATCATTCTACTAGGGGCCGGCAAAGTCCCAGAGACACCTTGTCCTCATCGGTTCGGGCCACTATCGACGCAACCACTCATTCTCCGACTTTCCCGAGAATCTCTCTGAGTATGAGTTTTTGTAGAAGACTTTCTTCGAAGTCGGGAACCATACCACCGTTTAATATTCTCAATATCTAA
- a CDS encoding pyridoxal phosphate-dependent aminotransferase: MTIEPSDRVETVPPSGIRRFFELAEEMDDIISLGVGEPDFSAPWAAREAAITSLELGKTSYTANRGKRELRELIADDQRERYGLDYDPDEEILVTSGASEAVDLALRAVVDPGDTVAVVQPSYVSYVPGVIFAGGDPLPVPTTQETEFKLTVDALYEAGAEEADVLILCYPNNPTGATMTAAELEPIAEFAREHDLVVLSDEIYSELSYEHDHASIATFPGMRERTVVFNGFSKAYAMTGMRLGYAMGPPEAIDAMNRIHQYTMLSAPTTAQFAAIEALENCEDAVAEMRQQYNRRRRLVLSRFDDMGIECFRAKGAFYAFPECPWEDSGEFAEALLQEQKVALVPGTAFGEGGEGHLRVSYATGLEDLKEAMDRIEAFIS; encoded by the coding sequence ATGACGATCGAGCCCTCCGATCGCGTCGAGACGGTGCCGCCGTCGGGTATCCGGCGTTTTTTCGAACTCGCCGAGGAGATGGACGACATCATCTCCCTGGGCGTGGGCGAGCCGGACTTCTCCGCGCCCTGGGCGGCCCGCGAGGCCGCGATCACCTCCCTGGAACTGGGCAAGACTTCCTACACTGCCAACCGCGGCAAGCGCGAACTCCGCGAACTGATCGCCGACGACCAGCGCGAGCGCTACGGACTCGACTACGACCCTGACGAGGAGATTCTCGTCACCTCGGGCGCGAGCGAGGCCGTCGATCTGGCGCTGCGAGCCGTCGTCGATCCCGGCGACACCGTCGCAGTTGTCCAGCCCAGCTACGTCTCGTACGTCCCGGGCGTCATCTTCGCCGGCGGCGATCCCCTGCCAGTGCCGACCACACAGGAGACGGAGTTCAAGCTCACCGTCGACGCACTGTACGAGGCCGGAGCCGAGGAAGCCGACGTGCTGATCCTCTGCTACCCGAACAATCCGACAGGCGCGACGATGACCGCCGCGGAGTTGGAGCCGATCGCCGAGTTCGCCCGCGAGCACGACCTCGTGGTCCTGAGCGACGAGATCTACTCCGAACTCTCCTACGAGCACGACCACGCCTCGATCGCGACGTTCCCGGGTATGCGCGAGCGGACGGTCGTCTTCAACGGCTTCTCGAAGGCCTACGCGATGACGGGGATGCGACTCGGATACGCGATGGGGCCACCGGAAGCGATCGACGCGATGAACCGCATCCACCAGTACACGATGCTGTCCGCACCGACCACCGCGCAGTTCGCGGCGATCGAGGCCCTGGAGAACTGCGAGGATGCCGTCGCGGAGATGCGCCAGCAGTACAACCGCCGTCGCCGGCTCGTCCTCTCGCGGTTCGACGACATGGGGATCGAGTGCTTCCGCGCGAAAGGCGCGTTCTACGCCTTCCCGGAATGCCCGTGGGAGGACAGCGGCGAGTTCGCCGAGGCGCTGCTTCAGGAGCAGAAAGTCGCTCTGGTCCCCGGCACGGCCTTCGGCGAGGGCGGCGAGGGCCACCTCCGGGTTTCGTACGCGACGGGGCTGGAGGATCTCAAGGAAGCGATGGACCGGATCGAGGCGTTCATCTCCTGA
- a CDS encoding Lrp/AsnC family transcriptional regulator: MDTSEEILELLRENARYSIDDLARLTDADPEEVEDTIEHLEESGVIRGYQAVVDFEETDRERVHAIVELNVTLDRETSYSDIADRIVKFPQVRELRLVSGDYDFDMEVEGDSMREVSHFISDKIAPIPEITQTVTHYLMDSYKKQGIVMGDGDDDDRLSISP, from the coding sequence ATGGACACCAGCGAGGAGATCCTGGAGTTGCTCCGGGAGAACGCCCGCTACAGCATCGACGACCTCGCGCGACTCACCGACGCCGACCCCGAGGAAGTCGAGGACACGATTGAACACCTCGAAGAATCGGGAGTCATCCGCGGCTACCAGGCTGTCGTCGACTTCGAGGAGACTGACCGCGAGCGCGTCCACGCGATCGTCGAACTCAACGTCACGCTCGATCGCGAGACCAGCTACAGCGACATCGCAGACCGCATCGTGAAGTTCCCACAGGTCCGGGAACTCCGCCTCGTGAGCGGTGACTACGACTTCGACATGGAGGTCGAGGGCGACTCCATGCGCGAGGTGAGCCACTTCATCAGCGACAAAATCGCGCCGATCCCCGAGATCACCCAGACAGTGACGCACTACCTCATGGATTCGTACAAGAAACAGGGGATCGTCATGGGCGACGGTGACGACGACGACCGCCTGTCGATCTCGCCATGA
- a CDS encoding glycosyltransferase family 2 protein yields the protein MTDFAVTGIGETAVRRDVEVDLTSVDETLLDEAGSIMVAIPAFDEAATIADVVASAAIHADTVLVVDDGSSDETGRVASEAGADVVRHPTNRGYGGALKTIFREAARRDPVHLVVIDADGQHDPDDVVSLVAARLETQADLVIGSRYANVESSIPAYRRLGLWLVNGATNLSLGTRGDARITDTQSGLRAYGPRAYHSLATDATIGEGMSASTDILYHVVRRGYRVVEVGVTVRYDLPDTSTENPLVHGAELMANIARLTASERPGTVVILPVVMASLLGMPFARRFKGSPSERTRRWTATALVGALVGLCTYLLLTRPRQVPETAAPHELQVRRVVRAADHLEPDVDVARN from the coding sequence ATGACTGACTTTGCTGTTACGGGGATCGGAGAAACGGCAGTTCGACGGGACGTCGAGGTGGACCTCACGTCGGTCGACGAGACGCTTTTGGATGAGGCCGGCTCGATCATGGTCGCCATCCCGGCGTTCGACGAAGCCGCGACGATCGCTGACGTCGTCGCGTCGGCAGCGATACACGCCGACACTGTGCTGGTCGTCGACGACGGGAGCAGCGACGAGACTGGCCGCGTCGCCAGCGAAGCTGGCGCGGACGTCGTCCGCCACCCCACGAATCGTGGGTACGGCGGCGCACTGAAGACGATCTTTCGGGAGGCCGCGCGGCGAGATCCCGTACACCTCGTCGTCATCGACGCCGACGGTCAGCACGACCCCGACGACGTCGTGTCGCTGGTGGCCGCCCGCCTCGAAACCCAGGCCGACCTCGTGATCGGGAGTCGCTACGCGAACGTCGAAAGTTCGATTCCGGCCTACCGTCGGCTCGGCCTGTGGCTGGTCAACGGTGCGACCAACCTCAGCCTCGGCACGCGCGGGGACGCCCGAATCACCGACACGCAGAGCGGCCTGCGCGCCTACGGCCCCCGTGCCTACCACTCGCTGGCGACCGACGCGACTATCGGCGAGGGAATGAGCGCGAGCACGGACATCCTCTATCACGTCGTCCGACGGGGCTACCGTGTCGTCGAGGTTGGTGTCACCGTCCGCTATGACCTGCCCGACACCAGCACGGAAAACCCGCTGGTCCACGGTGCCGAGCTCATGGCCAACATCGCGCGACTGACTGCCAGCGAACGGCCCGGGACAGTCGTCATCTTGCCAGTCGTAATGGCATCACTGCTCGGGATGCCATTCGCCCGCCGATTCAAGGGCTCCCCAAGCGAGCGGACGCGGCGCTGGACCGCCACCGCACTCGTGGGTGCGCTCGTCGGCCTCTGCACGTATCTCCTGCTGACCAGGCCACGTCAGGTTCCCGAGACGGCCGCTCCCCACGAGCTACAGGTCCGCCGGGTCGTTCGTGCAGCCGATCACCTCGAACCGGACGTCGACGTCGCCAGGAACTGA
- a CDS encoding polysaccharide deacetylase family protein → MPVLDWPSRQRAYLTLDLECDFGTLLAANVPSPGANSYAAAAHTDRLADLLDRLSVPLTCFVQTDLLDERPETVEALQQAGVEVRFHPHSHTHRHRSRTSIEYEVETSTERYHEFFGEEPVGYRFPNGDVRREDYRHLAEAGYEFDASVFPTWRPGHFDNTDQPRTPQYLPEFDLYEIPFTVYASWLPIPTALSFCRVFGRPYTELLVRRPPPVVVFNIHMHDLVTPPTVRNLPRKYRAVYSRNDRGFEMLASILKRLQEQGYQFGHVDDVHDTLRE, encoded by the coding sequence ATGCCGGTACTCGACTGGCCGTCACGGCAACGCGCGTATCTCACACTCGACCTGGAGTGTGACTTCGGGACGCTGCTGGCCGCGAACGTTCCCTCACCCGGCGCCAACAGCTACGCCGCGGCCGCCCACACCGACCGCCTCGCCGACCTGCTCGATCGCCTGTCGGTTCCGCTCACCTGTTTCGTCCAGACGGACCTGCTCGACGAGCGCCCCGAGACCGTCGAAGCCCTGCAGCAAGCGGGCGTCGAGGTTCGCTTTCACCCCCACTCACACACCCACCGCCACCGCTCGCGGACGTCGATCGAATACGAAGTCGAGACCAGCACCGAGCGCTACCACGAGTTTTTCGGCGAGGAGCCTGTCGGCTATCGCTTCCCGAACGGTGACGTTCGGCGCGAAGACTACCGGCACCTCGCCGAGGCCGGCTACGAATTCGACGCCAGCGTCTTCCCGACCTGGCGACCCGGCCACTTCGACAACACCGACCAGCCCAGGACGCCCCAGTACCTCCCCGAGTTCGACCTCTACGAAATTCCCTTTACCGTGTATGCCTCCTGGCTCCCGATCCCGACGGCCCTGTCGTTCTGTCGGGTGTTCGGCCGGCCCTACACCGAACTGCTGGTCCGTCGACCGCCGCCGGTCGTGGTCTTCAACATCCACATGCACGACCTGGTGACGCCCCCGACCGTTCGAAATCTGCCACGGAAGTACCGGGCCGTGTATTCGCGCAACGACCGCGGGTTCGAGATGCTGGCGTCGATCCTGAAACGGCTGCAGGAGCAGGGGTATCAGTTCGGACACGTCGACGACGTCCACGACACGTTGCGTGAGTGA
- a CDS encoding GIDE domain-containing protein: protein MIERLFISGFGAVFVVVGLLLVNKGRTQRAQSKRIAETETTPIREIRPGTVEIKGVSRSIEGESLLNSPITRTESLATYVEVEEYESSGDGGGSWNTKYADTTAVPFLVDDGTGEVQVELASDGHLNVETTQTKVGAGDEPPEMITRFLDREGAIDHASRGSIGPLSYGDRRRYSEGVIEPGEEIYVLGTAREERAGWGERDYVIDEPTQSGDFILSDKSERELISEGKRAGLVYFAFGGISTLVGLAVAVGPWVAG from the coding sequence ATGATCGAGCGGCTCTTTATTTCGGGGTTCGGCGCGGTCTTCGTCGTCGTTGGACTCCTGCTGGTAAACAAGGGGCGCACCCAGCGCGCCCAGAGCAAGCGTATCGCCGAGACCGAGACGACACCGATCCGCGAAATCAGGCCCGGAACGGTCGAGATCAAGGGTGTTTCTCGGTCGATCGAGGGAGAGTCGCTCCTGAACTCGCCGATCACCCGGACCGAGTCGCTGGCGACCTACGTCGAGGTCGAGGAGTACGAGAGCAGCGGCGATGGCGGCGGGAGCTGGAACACCAAATACGCGGATACGACGGCGGTCCCGTTTCTCGTCGACGACGGCACCGGCGAGGTTCAGGTCGAACTCGCTTCTGACGGACATCTGAACGTCGAGACGACACAGACGAAGGTCGGGGCCGGGGACGAACCACCGGAGATGATCACGCGGTTTCTCGACAGGGAAGGCGCGATCGACCACGCCTCCCGGGGGAGTATCGGCCCGCTGAGTTACGGCGACCGCCGGCGCTACTCCGAGGGGGTCATCGAGCCCGGCGAGGAGATCTACGTGCTCGGGACGGCCCGCGAGGAGCGGGCTGGCTGGGGCGAACGCGACTACGTGATCGACGAACCCACCCAGTCCGGAGATTTCATCCTCTCGGACAAGTCCGAGCGCGAACTCATCAGTGAGGGCAAGCGAGCAGGGCTCGTCTACTTTGCTTTCGGCGGGATCTCTACCCTCGTCGGACTCGCCGTCGCGGTCGGACCCTGGGTGGCCGGCTGA